Part of the Limihaloglobus sulfuriphilus genome is shown below.
CGTTTATATTTGTGGGAGCGATCCTCTCAGGTATATTCTTTGCCGTGTTATGGATGCCGCCGGCGAGTTTCAGCGCCAGGGCAATGGGATACTATTTTCTGGTAACATCATTTTTCTTCTACACGGCATATACGATTTTTGTTGTCCCCTGGAACGCAATGGGGCTTGAGCTGACAACAGACTACGACGAGCGAACCCGCGTCCAGGCATACCGAACGTTTATGCAGAGTATCGGCGGGCTGCTGCTGGGGACATTGTGGTGGCTCTCTATCAAAATCGGAGGAGAAGGAAACGAAGTTTACGGCGTTAAGATAGTTGGTATTATCTTCGGTGTGTATGTAATGATTACCGGAATGCTGCCGGCGATTTTCTGCCGTTCGCAGATTTCCGTGCCAAGCCAGAAAAAGATACCTTTCATAGCGGCAATCACTACAACAGCAAAAAACAAGACGTTTATCCTGCTCGGAGCGATAATGTTCTTCCTGCTTATCGGGCTGTTTCTGGTTAATTCTTTCAGCAACTACATAAACATATACTATGTATTCGGCGGCAGCAAAGAAGGAACCTCAAAGATAGCAATGATTGCCAATTTCGTGTTTCAGACTACCGGCATAGGGCTGGTGCCGCTGGTTTCTTACCTTGCAGTGCGTTTCGGCAAAAAGCGCATACTGCTGGCCGGCCTGACCTCTGTGATGGCGGCGTATTTTACAACATGGTTTTTCTACACGCCAAAAGCGCCTTACCTGCAGCTGATCAGTCTGGGAATGATGGCCCCGGGGCTTTCATGCGTCTGGGTTATTACCGCTTCGATGCTGGCTGATATTTGCGATGTCGAAGAATACCATACAGGCCTGAGAAGAGAAGGAATGTACGGTGCGGCTTTTTCATGGATCATAAAAGCAGGCATTGCGTTTACTCTTGTAGGCGCGGGCTATATGATAGATTTTTCAGGTTATGACAGCAGCCTTGCTATGCAGACAGAGGATACAATCCTGAAGATGAGGCTTCTGTATATGCTTGTACCGGTTGCCTTTATAGGCACTTCATTCATACTTGTATGCTTCTACCCCTTAACAAGGGAAAAGGTTGAACAGATCAGGCATGAGATAAACGCGCGAAACAATGCACCGAACAATCCTGTTGACGGGACAATAGAAACTATAAATGACGATGACCCTGTTATTTAAAACTGGTAAAACAATGATAAGTACATTCCAAAGAAGTAGTTTTCATACCTCCAGAATCGCAAAAACGGTTTTTCTGATCGGACTTGCCGTTAGCCTTTTCCCGCTTTCAGCGACCGCAGAAAGCCGGCTCTGGATAAACACAGACGCCGATTCAGACTGGCACAGCCAGGCCAACTGGGATACTGGCGTCCCCGCAGCCGGCGACCACGCATTGATAAAAGGCGATATCCCCGGAGTCTGGCCTGTTATAAGAACGGCACAGACCGCGGCGCCGGGCGGAATATGGATCGGCTACAGCAACACTGCCAGCACACCCGCTGTTAATCTCGAATATGGCGGCAGACTCGAAACAGATCAGATATCTGTCGGATTTATCGCAGGGGGAGTGATGAACATCGAAGGCGGAACACTCGAAGCCGCATCCTCTATAACTCTGGGCGGCGGAAACGCAGAATACGGCTACAGCCGCGGCACAGTGAATATTTTCGCCGGCAGAAGTCGAACCGCCAATCTGTTCTTCGGCTCACACGATGGTCAGGCATACATGGGCGGCACGGGCAGACTGAATTTATTCGGCGGGAGCCTGCGAACCCACATTCTTGAGGGACTGGATAATCAGGGCAGCAGCATCAACATAGAAAACGGCGTACTTGTTATATCCGGAGATTACACACTCCAGGACGTGGACAACTGGGTAAACACGGGCAGACTTTCGGCATTCGGCGGCAAAGGCAAAATCGTTGCCGAGGATGTGGGCTATATTGTAATCACCGCCCAGGGGCCCAGATACGGTTTGAGCTCATTCTACGATGACGGGCAGATAGACCTCGATGACGCGGCGGCAATGGCACAGAACTGGCTTGCGTCTGATTGCTCAGCCGAAAATCAATGGTGCGGCGGCGCGGACATAAACGGCGACGGCTCTGTGAACACCGAAGATTTCACGCGGCTTGCCCGGCACTGGCAGAGCGGGCCTTACTACGGTCTGCGCGTGCAGAGCGACGGAAACCTCTACGCCAACGGCGTGCCTTACAGCGGCTTCGGCGTAAACTACTTTGATTGCTTTGTTGACCAGATCAAAAACCCCTCCAACGGCTATTATGTGGCGGGACTGGAAGGGCTTGGCGAGCGGAATATAAAATATGCCCGTATGGCAGGCTGCGGTTTCTGGCCGGTTGATATGCAGATGTATTTTGATGATAAGACCAGGTACCTGCGAACCATGGACAGGATTGTAAACACTGCCGAAGAAAACGGCGTGGGGCTTATCCCGTCGCTTTTCTGGACACACTACACCATTGCCGATATTCTCGGAGAGCCGGTAAACAGCGTAGGCAATGAAAACAGTCAGACCGCAGCAACAATGAAAGAATATATCCGCGAGATAGTAACCAGATACAAAAATTCTCCGGCGATCTGGGGCTGGGAAGTCGGCAACGAGTGGAATCTGCCCACGGACCTGCCAAACGCCGAGGCTCACCGCCCGCCGACATACACCAATCTTGGCAACCCCGCGGAGAGAACCGAACAGGACGAGCTGACATCTGAAATGCAGGCCGCCGTAATGAGATTCGTTGCCGCGGAGATCAGGAAATATGACCCGTACAGGCTGATATCATCGGGCAACAGCTACCCCCGCCAGTCTTCGTGGAATCAGTGGCAGTTCAGCAGCTGGGAAACGGACACCATCGAACAGAAACGGCTTATGTTCAAACTCCAGAACCCCGACCCGATTAACTGCATCTCTGTCCACTACTATGACACCGCAAGAGATCTTGAGCTTGCCAAGAGCGTGGCAGACAGTGTCGGCAAGGTACTGTTTGTCGGGGAATTCGGTGCTTCGGGCACTACACAGCAGACACAGGACGATTTCTATGAACGGCTGAATTACGTACAGGCCTCAAACGCACCAATATCGGGATTGTGGAACTACAACCGGAACTTTCCAAACGATGATTACAATATCCTGCCCGATTATTCACACCCAAGACACTACCAGCTCGAGGCTATTATGCAGCTCAACGAGTAGCAGTTATCCGGGTATCGCGTTTATACCGTGTTATTCTGTTATCTTTATGAATTTCTTTGAGCTGAACGTCTGGTCGAACATATCTGTTGTTTTGACCGTGATGACATGAAGCCCCTGTTCGATGTCTGCGAGTAGATTTGCCTGCCATGTATGCAGGCTC
Proteins encoded:
- a CDS encoding MFS transporter, whose product is MASENLETPNTTGNGSQNKLKATTKLAWGSGALADAMMANVISYLALPIYNIALGVDPRWLGWAMGLPRIWDAISDPVLGNISDNTRSRWGRRRPFIFVGAILSGIFFAVLWMPPASFSARAMGYYFLVTSFFFYTAYTIFVVPWNAMGLELTTDYDERTRVQAYRTFMQSIGGLLLGTLWWLSIKIGGEGNEVYGVKIVGIIFGVYVMITGMLPAIFCRSQISVPSQKKIPFIAAITTTAKNKTFILLGAIMFFLLIGLFLVNSFSNYINIYYVFGGSKEGTSKIAMIANFVFQTTGIGLVPLVSYLAVRFGKKRILLAGLTSVMAAYFTTWFFYTPKAPYLQLISLGMMAPGLSCVWVITASMLADICDVEEYHTGLRREGMYGAAFSWIIKAGIAFTLVGAGYMIDFSGYDSSLAMQTEDTILKMRLLYMLVPVAFIGTSFILVCFYPLTREKVEQIRHEINARNNAPNNPVDGTIETINDDDPVI
- a CDS encoding cellulase family glycosylhydrolase → MISTFQRSSFHTSRIAKTVFLIGLAVSLFPLSATAESRLWINTDADSDWHSQANWDTGVPAAGDHALIKGDIPGVWPVIRTAQTAAPGGIWIGYSNTASTPAVNLEYGGRLETDQISVGFIAGGVMNIEGGTLEAASSITLGGGNAEYGYSRGTVNIFAGRSRTANLFFGSHDGQAYMGGTGRLNLFGGSLRTHILEGLDNQGSSINIENGVLVISGDYTLQDVDNWVNTGRLSAFGGKGKIVAEDVGYIVITAQGPRYGLSSFYDDGQIDLDDAAAMAQNWLASDCSAENQWCGGADINGDGSVNTEDFTRLARHWQSGPYYGLRVQSDGNLYANGVPYSGFGVNYFDCFVDQIKNPSNGYYVAGLEGLGERNIKYARMAGCGFWPVDMQMYFDDKTRYLRTMDRIVNTAEENGVGLIPSLFWTHYTIADILGEPVNSVGNENSQTAATMKEYIREIVTRYKNSPAIWGWEVGNEWNLPTDLPNAEAHRPPTYTNLGNPAERTEQDELTSEMQAAVMRFVAAEIRKYDPYRLISSGNSYPRQSSWNQWQFSSWETDTIEQKRLMFKLQNPDPINCISVHYYDTARDLELAKSVADSVGKVLFVGEFGASGTTQQTQDDFYERLNYVQASNAPISGLWNYNRNFPNDDYNILPDYSHPRHYQLEAIMQLNE